The sequence below is a genomic window from Acanthochromis polyacanthus isolate Apoly-LR-REF ecotype Palm Island chromosome 14, KAUST_Apoly_ChrSc, whole genome shotgun sequence.
AACTGCATATAAAGGAAGTTAACTTTAGCTCCACTTTGACCAACTATATCAAATTTGAAATGGTAATAACTAAATTAATACAAATGCACCACAAAGTGTTTcaatattttatactttatcTTCTTTATGGGGAGTACTTTCTATTTTTGAAACTTAGAATTAAGTGTTTTTATCCGTCTGCTGTTGCTGCTACTCATATGTAAGTAAAGAATTAGAATGATTCTTCCACCCCACACAGTTTGCATGACAAATTGGCTGAGAGTGTAAAATAACCTTTAATTCAGTGACTTCATGCTGTGCTGTTCCTTGTGAACCCACTGACCTTCTCAGCTGTGGTATGATGACTCTAATGTTTGCAGAACTATATTACAGAACAATTTCTACATAGGttagatgttttttaaatgctcATAATTTAACAAAGAAGTGCAAGTTTTCAGCCTTTTTCAAAGTCAAAGTCTTTTTCTACAGGCTTCTTTCGTTGCTTACAAAACAATTTATACATTTGCATAAATACTCAAAGGCCTTAGTTCAAAAATCATAATTTCTAATTGTCGTGAGACTATTTCAAAGAATCTGGGGTCATGCTGTCACCTATtaatgacaagaaaaatccaCTTCCGAGTGTTTTCGTCACTTTTATTCATGGACAGTGTGTTTGAAAGTGGGCGCAAAGGAGGGTGGAATCATGTCATGTCTAAAGTGGCTTTGGTGTAGAAGCCTGCTGGCAGCAATgagcaggaagaaaaaaatttaatgcTAATCGTGCCTCAGCGCTAGGAACACCTACTGTACTGTACAGTTCAATTTCAAACAAAAGCACATCTGTTTCTTGAGATAACTGTGAGAGAAAGGGAACGGCAGAAAAGTGGAAAAGCGaacaagcacaaagagagagagagacaaagcaCAGAGGGAATCACTGTGTGCTGCAAACACTGACACAGTCATGCATCAGGACCTCACGCCCTGCCTCCATCATTCTTTCGAATGGTCCATTCTTCACATGAACacatttgttctgtgtgttAACATATCAGCCGACAGCCTGGCCTCACGGCTGTATCATAGAAACATTCAGCGGCCACAATCAAGAAGAAAATATCAACATTCCTGTCTAAATCCCAGGGGTACCTGTCTTTCCTGCCCTCAAAGTCCAGGCTAAGTCCTCCAGCACTTTCATCAAAGTCTGGCTCATTTGTTTTCCTCCTGTCTTCTCAGCTCTTACATCCACTGTAGGGCTGAACAACTAGAGGAAAATATctaattgtgatttttctgacgGATATTACGATTGAATTGAAATACCACTCTTTAAAATTGAGCTAAAGATTCATTATCCTCTGTGTAATTGATTTAAAACACTTGATGGAGCGTTACCATGTTAGACAACATCTGAAGTGTGACCGTCACACAAGGAGGATGCCATGAAATGCTGTTGACAGGACAGTTTAAGATGTGCTGCATAACATATATCCTGGACTGCAACATTTGGAATGCACTAACTGAATGTGATTTTGATTTAAGATGCATTGATAGTTCACTGATAATCTATCGTAAGGCATAGTAACTACTATGGCCAGTCAAAAAAAAGTGCACCTGAAAAACTTTTTTAAGTTCTACTACTGAAGTTAACACAGAAGTGGCACTATTGTAAAACAAAGCAGTGAAAGACTTGTGGCCTTAGGGATGTAATCGTGAATCTGCTGCTCCAAAGTAAACCATGCCAATGTGATGGAGTGCCTTGAAATTTGACATGAACAGTCAGACAGTCAGGGTTATTGTCCCCTTGACTTTTCACCTCGTGCGAGCAACATTGGCTTTCATCAATATTCTGACCAGACAACATACAGTGACAAAGTAGAAGTCACCCGTGACTCCCTCTCACATTCACTGTCCTGTACTTtcttggatttaaaaaaatgaaattcactGAGTGGGTCTACTGAAAAATTTCCTAAGATTCGGGGCTCATTCCTTCAATTCATGAGGAAGACAACTTTCCCCTCCATCCCAGACTGAAACCTCTTTGTTGGCTCGGAGTGGTACTTATTTTGTGCTGGTACAGACCAGTTGTTACAGTATCCACTTATGGTTTATGGCTGACTTTAACATCCACCAACTTATGGGGTTGTTtgcccttttttgtttttttttattgttttgttttgcttgcttcgttgtttttttgtttgtttgttttgcaagaGGGTTAATGTTGCCGTGTTTCGTATTTCTTGCATATTTACGTGGATAACTAACTATTCTATATGGGCCACACTGTTAGCTGACTGATGAAAACAGATGCTTACCATAGGTGGAGAGGCAGATCACGGAGCTCTTCGGCCCTTCAGGTAATGTGTCATACAGGCAGGTGTAGCAGCCCTCGTCCTGGATGGCGACAGGCTGGATGGTGAGCTGACTGTCGGACAGGGAGGCACTGAGCCAGACTCTTCCCTGGTACGGTGGCTCGATCATGGGGTCGCTCCGCTTTGCAAAGGAGGCCACCTCTGTGGACTCTCCTTGAGGAGAAGTGTGCTTCCATACAATCTGCTGCACCTTTTCAGGCAAACCGtaggagcaggagagggaggttCTCTTGCCACTCActgctgttttgttgctgtcaACAGTGACTTGAGCTGTGGGGGGAAAGGGAGGCCACCGTCCAGTGAAAGAATCATGGATTAGGGGAAGGGATAAGGAAAACGATGTGCAAACAGGACAACGTGAATGTTCAGAAATATGAGGCACCCAAAGAGAAACCAGTCACTGgaatctgctgcagctgtttctgGTTAACAGAATGATCCCTCCTTTTCCCACTGCTCCACAGCTCTTTATTAACATGACTGGCTGAGCCTCAGCAGGCTCATAGACCTGTGTTCAGAGGTTAGCAGTGGTTAAAGACAACTCTATCCACATATTTTGCAACAGGCAGGTATCCAAAATCAGTTAATTCATTAAAACATCAGCAGGGAAAGAAGCGACGTTAACTGAACTCAGATCTTTTCTGATTCTCAAGTGACATCATCAATATTAAATCCATGTTAGCCCTAACTTATAGTGAGAGATATTTTACATTGAATAATTACGTACTCTGACAAATCTATAGTGAAATACAAAACAGATGTGAATGATAGTAATACTTTATCAAACAGAGGACATGCCTTTGATTCAGGCCTCCACATCTGGATACCCGAGATCCTCATTTTCTCTCAGAGGTTGAGATCTGTCTCCCTTCACTGTGTCACCAAGATCATTACTCAGCCAGGCTTCAAGTGGAGGCTTCTCCCACCCAgttcatgacttttttttatgtcaaaatAGAGAATCTTCCTCACTAGAGTTGAATATACCTAAGTCTATatgttttgtctcgtttattCTGCTTACTGTGGATGTTGCAGCTGCTTTTCTAAGCTTCCTCACTGCGTAACTCATAGGCTCATTTCCTTTCAGCACATGGCTTTGACCAGTCAATATTTACTCTTGATCATATGTACCACTGATAGTCAGAGAACCCAAGTTTGTTCcacttttaatcattttcaaatCTCTAAAATGCGTTTAAAGAAAGGCGTCGGATAAACTCTTAGATCTAAATTCATATGTTCTTTCTTATCCCTCTAATTATGAGGCTACAAAGCAAATGCCTTATATTAAGTTTATTTGGAGTAACAGGCAGTACAAGAATGACAGGAAATCTGATGAGAAAGATATAGGGGATGAAATCTAGACTTCTCACTGCTCGAAATGCTAAAAGGGCATCTCCAAGATACCATAAATCATTCAAAGTACATTAAATTCTCAAAATTTTCACCCCTCTTCCCACAGATTAGTCTTTTgaacatttagtgtcttttaaaaaacagtaaatcttcatcttttgaaatatttctgaaataaaGTACAGCAACAATAACCTCAGACTTATTCAGTAGTTACATACAGGAGTTGCAATTTTAATTCACTTAGGTAAAGataatttattcacatttaaataataaactaCTTTCACTATAGTCATTTGTTtttactccaaaacgcgtgtaTCCCCTTCTATTCTCCACTCAGATTATTATCTATTGGGATATCTATGATAAAGTATATTGTTAGTGACCTGTAGAATCTCTGGTTAAACATGCATAGTCTTTATCTGAACTCTAACATTTTGGGGGTTTTCTCTTTATCAACTGAATTTTCATACATTAAGatcaacataaaaataaaggcCTTACTTACAGGTCACAGTGAGACACGTCAGTCCCTGCTTTGAACCAGTAGGAAGCAGGTCAAAGATGCACGTGTAGCACCCTTCATCCCGGAAGCCCACCCTGCGGATGGTGATGGCCGACGTGTCCCTTGGGGAGGAGGTGAGCTCCACGTGCTGCTGTCCGCTCACGCTGTCCCTGTTCCCGGGCTGGTAGCTCAGCAGGGTTTGGTTCTGGACGTCCAGCCAACGCACCTGCCTCAAGGATTCGCCTCGCTCCCTCGAAACACTGCAGGTCAGAGTGAAGGGCTTCTCCACCGGAGCTTCCAGTCGCTCTGGTGCTGTTACTCTGCCTGAAACATTCACCAATATGTTCATCTCATACTTTATGTAGGAAATAATAAGCCTAAGAGTTTCTTCCTTTTCTGATTAGCTCCATTTGGCATACTCACCCTGTAGTTGTCCCACCATCCATAGGACTAAACACACCTTCAGATAgatccaacatgaggcctggaTCATCATCTTCTTCACTGCTCAGGAGGAAGAGAATGAAAAGTGGAGCTGAGATTTCATGAATTATCATATTCCACCTAACAGAAACTCTCCTGCAGTGAGTATAACAGTTTATACAAAGAGTGATACAGTCTAAACTCATTTTACTTCACTTCTACAAACGAAGTTTTCCCCTTAAGGCTTCCAACACTCTGTGCACAGACTTCCAGATCAGTAAGCTCAGTGAGCCTCAAGGTTATTTTTCTCTGCCACTTCACTGACTAAAACCAATTGAAGGATGAATTCAattataaaacaacaacatgcataGAAATAACATTACACAGCAAATATATGCAGCGCTTACATAAAAGTTTcactattttttattatatttgatCATCTGTAGTTAAAAAAGCGAGCAAAGCAGAACTCAATCTCTCGCATATTTTCTATTCCCTTTATCATAGAAACGGTACACTAAAAGCATGGAGACACTTACCTCTTGtgttttaatacaaaaaatccAACAGCTGAAGATGTTCTACCTCTGCAACATCTCGGGCATCCTTATGAGCCAGCAGGTTTTGGTAACATCTCTCCAGAACAAGCGAGAAACTATTTTTACGCATCCAAATGTTTTCTACTGAGCGCACCACCAGCCCAGTGAACAGCAGCCGGCTGCTGCAGCGCACGGGGATGAAGCCCTGAGGATAGAGGGCCATACACGGATCATGATTTGGGGTTGCACTGCTCTCTGGTGCCAGATTATGTGTATTGCTTGTACGAGGCAGAAGGAGATTTATCTGCATGATGTTTCTTTCGCAGCAATCTTATATGCCCTCACCATAACCCAGAGCAGTCCGCCTGAAGACTTGAAGAGCTTCTGTATAATACAATTTACATATGaatgacacaacaacaacaacaacaacaacaacaacaacgcatctttatctttatttatttttagaactcataattttatggatttttttgctgttgttcttGCATGTTACAATGCTacaattttatctttttttccaaCTTCAAGCCACTGAGaagcacagaacaacaaaacacattaaaaatattgcGTTAGTGCGTGAAGCGGATGATAGTTTAATGCGGTTTTAACATGTTAAGTACAACCTCTTTCAGCTCTAATAAATTAAGATAAGCATTGTAGTCAAgccattattttattatttctaatgaGATTTTATTATTATGCGTAAATATGTCAATTACGttgagcttttaaaaaaattacgtcCTTAAATCATGTATCCACATGTAGTATTAGCAGTAAAAGTAATTATTAGTCATAATAATAACTTATTAGCTAAAgcttttactatttttttgaattattgtttttagtACGTCACAGTTTTGCGACGGAAGTATATTCGCCGGACTCATGTTGGTGACGTAGTGCGCTACCGTTGTAATATGACAGCTGAACGAGAAATATTCCTAAAATGAGCAGGTTAGcgacataaaaaataatttgcatttAGGGAAATCATGTCAGTGTGACCTGAAACAGTCCTCGACCCGACTGCAGTGAGTTTTCGACGGACTGAGAGCGTGTTTTACGGACATCATCATGTCGTTTCTGGTGGACTCAGTCATCATGTTCACCTCACAGGTAAGAATGAGTTGGAAAAGTCGACCAAATGTCTTTCTGGCACTGAATAAGAATGTCTAATGCCTGTTGTAAGCTAGCGTATATTAAATACTGTGGGTATCTTGAACTGCAGGGTTCTGGTGCatacattttaatgtattttgtctATTACCGTCCGTGGGAACAATTCTCCTTGTGTCTCTGCTATATGTTTCAAAGCTCTGTACGCTGGTTTACAACCAATCCAGTTTAACAggctgaaatatattttaagctGAAGTTCAACTGTTATAATTAAGGTTCCCCACTTACCATAAAAATGCAGCTGCTATGTTGGGACTAAAATGTCATGAATGCATTAACATGACCTCATTCCTGCGGATTACATCTGAAAAATTTAATCAGTAAGATGACTGCAcatgaaattatttatttattttacacatgcAGCCCATCTGTAAGTTCTATACAGTGTAGTTCCCAAATATATACAAAGATATTAAACataccaaacacacacagactaaaACTTAGAAAAAAATACTCTAAGAAATGTTACAGTTTCACAAAGACACTCTTTTGTTTTCACACGTACATAAAATGATTTGCATTTGTTGCTTCTGACTGATCCAGATCCAGAAAGCAGCTGCAGAACTACATAAATTAGGCAATGCAGTTTTAAGTTGAAGCATGCTAGTAGTTTTTGGCACAACATCtgaaaagtgtcaaaaacagtaaaagtgttACTGTTTATAAGATGATTACAGCCATTAATCAGAAGCAAGGGTACAATTGCACTGTGGATATAGATACTTCtgtctgacacaaaatgacaaacttcatgtttttttttttttgtatttcagtaCAAATGAGTAGAAACACTGAAC
It includes:
- the zgc:113337 gene encoding OX-2 membrane glycoprotein isoform X2; this encodes MMIQASCWIYLKVCLVLWMVGQLQGRVTAPERLEAPVEKPFTLTCSVSRERGESLRQVRWLDVQNQTLLSYQPGNRDSVSGQQHVELTSSPRDTSAITIRRVGFRDEGCYTCIFDLLPTGSKQGLTCLTVTSQVTVDSNKTAVSGKRTSLSCSYGLPEKVQQIVWKHTSPQGESTEVASFAKRSDPMIEPPYQGRVWLSASLSDSQLTIQPVAIQDEGCYTCLYDTLPEGPKSSVICLSTYVLPKPQVSYKTTTAGVIEANCTSVSRPPAEIVWNVERDNRTMGPPVTTQLPQGDGTTLVISTLTVQSGLLKDVSVKCLVHHKGLESPIAVSMNTKIGTALTILISVTTVAALLVMSLCFCLWKCFLRKEAD
- the zgc:113337 gene encoding OX-2 membrane glycoprotein isoform X1; the encoded protein is MMIQASCWIYLKVCLVLWMVGQLQGRVTAPERLEAPVEKPFTLTCSVSRERGESLRQVRWLDVQNQTLLSYQPGNRDSVSGQQHVELTSSPRDTSAITIRRVGFRDEGCYTCIFDLLPTGSKQGLTCLTVTSQVTVDSNKTAVSGKRTSLSCSYGLPEKVQQIVWKHTSPQGESTEVASFAKRSDPMIEPPYQGRVWLSASLSDSQLTIQPVAIQDEGCYTCLYDTLPEGPKSSVICLSTYVLPKPQVSYKTTTAGVIEANCTSVSRPPAEIVWNVERDNRTMGPPVTTQLPQGDGTTLVISTLTVQSGLLKDVSVKCLVHHKGLESPIAVSMNTKIGTALTILISVTTVAALLVMSLCFCLWKCFLRKEDEEARR